TGATCCCTGTTGACTGCAGCTCTTTCTATATCCTTGAATAATCATCTTTGAAAGGCACCTTGTATCTTTTAAGGTGAGAACATAGGATAAACTAAGACAAATGTTAACAATCACTATCTGCTTTCTAATACTCTAGGATGTTACAGAATATTtattctacttttttattttatacacacacacattcattctatGAGAAGTAATACAATCTACCAATTTCCCTTTGTATAAAGATAAAATCTATATGATACAAACTATGTAAacatatattaatatgtaatagacatgaaaatatttttggacatgaaaattttatttgtataattttcttATTCTAGTATGGAAGGGAGAAGATTTATTATTCTCATTGTAAGGATGCCAATGTTGGAAATTCCAGCATggatttctaattttgttattcCCATCCTACCTCAGCTAACTGAAACTCTATtagccagccagatgcagaattTCTCCGAAGGAGGAATCCCATAGTACCTTATTGGAACTTTTAGGGAAATATCTCATGTTTTAATGCTATTTTTATCcaacttctttttctcctcttgtcTTTGTGTTGAAGCCACCACCAGAAACAGATGGCTCAAATTTTCAACAATATTCCTCTGATTATCATTAAATGCCTCCCCTCCACAAAGTatgtataaataattaaaacacaagaaaaatgaatatatacaatcACAAATTCTTTTCTAGGTAGTATCTGAGCTTACTATacatagaaatacaaaaataatctGGTGCCTGTCTATTTTCACATgtcatttctttctaaaagatAGTAAAACCAAATTCTGATAAATATTACAAGGACATTTGTTGTACTTATGCCTCTGTAACTGTGATTTATGGTAAAAAGAGACTCTTTCAGCgtattaaagaatatttttgtctGATTTAAAGAAACACTGCATGATGAATGAAAGAACTATTTCAGCATAGAAACATTTGGGTACTTAGTTCATCCCAGTCAATGTCCTCAAATATTTCTATGTCTTAGTTCACATTTTCATCAACTTTGAACATCCCAGGAGATTAAGAGCCATACAGATTACCTTAGTGAGAACTTTGCCCAGTAAATGCTTAGGAAACTCTTGGCATACTTATTTATTATAATCACAAGTCTGATGCTTAATTACAAACACTAAAGACATCGGAGTTTATATGGATATGTGCTTTCTGGACTCCCCTCAGCACTTTGTTGTAGGGATCATACTTTCTGTGTAAGGGAGAGCCCTGGTTTTTCTCCCAGATCTGTTACAGTGGGACTTTGACAATTGCCATCAGCTGTCTACCCTGCAATCCTACACCTAATGGTGGTAGCAGTTCAGACTTTGGAATGTCACACGGTTGTCTTAAGTCATTGTTGAAAACCAAGGGCAAAGTTTCACCCAGGAAACACTGACTCACTGGGAACTGAGAGATCTAAAATGCTGCATGATTTATAGGTTGCCATTAATACTAAAGCTACACCACTCCTGCATCACCTTTTCTAGAGTAAACAGATACATGTTTAGTATAGTAGGCACCTGGCACTTATTCTGCTGGGTGACATGAAGTGTTCTTAAGGAACCAAATTGGCTTAATTGAGCTGAATCTTCTCACCATGAATCTATCTTCCTGTTCCTCAAATTCTCAATCTAGTATGacacctccttctctttccctttgtttTATTTCCTCCACATACTGGAAATAATGCTGACTGTGAGGCTTTCCCCCCCTTTATTGTTGGAACATGTCACAGCACTAATCCCTGCATCTAAAATAGTACGCGACATAGTTTCACCATTGCATAAAATCACACACATCCAATTGAGGGGCAGGAAGACAAGTCATAGAGGGGAAACAATTTAAGAAAcgaaagaaaaagaggaacaaagaaaatgaattcatgaGAATTTAAGCCTGGTGTGCACAaaaccacatgcatacacacataattaaacaataaaaataaatccttataaataataggttttttttaatactattttCAGTAATTATTAGAATTTGGTGTTTGTCTTCAACTACTGAACACAATATTCATAATTCAAAACAGGGGGTCACTGAAAATTATTTCTAGTCTTAGATCCTCCTTttacaaaccaaaagaaaaaaaattaaagacttgaattcttttttctttctttttttataaattgaaaatagattcttctctcatacaatatatcctgagcACAGTTACCCTTCCCTTCAGTCCTCTGAGCTTCCCCATGCCTTTCCTCTCCTTTAGATTCActacccttctctttcctcttcagaaaaaaaggaggtctccaagagacaacagccaaacaggacaaaacaagatacaataagacaaggcaaaagccctcttATAGAGGCTGGACAGTAGGAGGAAGAGTCCCgagagcaggcaagagtcagagatgcACTCACTACCacttgttaggagtctcacaaaagcACCAAGCCAACAGCcataacacacatgcagaggacctggtgcaggctCATGCAGGTCCCCtgcttgctacttcagtcttCGTGATAGCTGCTGATATGgtaggccatgttctcctggtgtcacacatcccctctgactcctacaattctccctccccctcttctgggTCCCCGATCTCCGAGGtgagggacccaatggagacctccaacatagactctctctccacataatgtctgtaGGTccctgcacctgcttccatctaTTGCCAGAGGAAACCTTTCTGATGACTACTAGACAAGGCACAAATCAAGGAGTATAGCAGATATTATTAGGAAccatttaactgttttttttttctgcctttctctctgatttcctctcttcctctcctctcctctcccctcccctcccctcccctctctctctttctttgccagtcatgtttgcttCTAGCCTAAGTCTCTGAGCTATCCAGTCTCAgtttcctggccatccaggcagtgtagtCCATATGCTTCTTCTTGTGGCTGGCTTTCAAGGTATACCAAatattggttggtcactcccacaagctttAAGGCACCATTACCcgagcacatcttgcaggcaggacagactgcagatggagagttttgtggctggtttgttgtccaagtttctcttttcttagCCTGCAGAGCACCTTCTCTGGCCAAAGAGACCAGGACATAGGGATAATGGCTCCAAAAAGGTACCACATTGatctctctatgttcaatgagctcCATGGTAGATTTTCTGGGCAATGGGGTCAAACTGTCAATTTTCAGAGAGCCACTTTCCAACCTATCattagcctgggttgtttagggatccCCACAGGACCTCCTCAGACAAGAACTCAACCTGAGTATAACCCAGTCCCATAATTGGAAGCCTTGCCTAGCTACAAAtaatggccagttcagactctgtatccATTGCTAGGAGTATTCACTagagtcaccctcatagattccaggcagtttccattgtactagatttccacaccccacaccccataaCCCCAATTTTAACTGTCTCTCCCTGTACTCTCTTCCTCTatcaccccccaacacacacacacacacacacacacacacacacacacacacacacacacacacctaatccTCCTGCTCCAATACTCACCTACTCCATGATGGGGCTGGGAAATTGGTCAAttgtttagagcacttgttgctcttgcagaagatcagggtttgattcccactaCCTACATGATGGCTTATAACCatattccagaggatccagtgccctcttctgacctttggaGGCACCAGAAATGCAAATGGTACATGTGCATACAGGCTCACAAAACatttatgcaaataaaataaaacaaatagatctaaaaaataatttgagtggtgcatataaaattgttttataatGTGCCTAGAGCAATCCCCGGCAATGGATAGATCTCTGCAGAGGATGCCATGGTGTTCAGGAGAATCTTGCATTCTGATTGACcagcagccagagtgcttctttatttatacagaatttagtaagcaggaatacattcatgatgtttcaaaacatagatcatatttttatttttggacatgtgtttcatttctttttgctcatcttttagccatcattaataaactatgacagaacagagttatcatttccaatcattttccctaaagttttgacatcattaataagcAGAGTTATtgttcttaatcattaacctcataacccaatttttgaaaATCTAGGGGCATTTGACcacctgttctcaggctggtagttttgtttgcttcaaggacactagaccaaaacaaaatcttcaagccaccctGGACATTATGCCATGTACCAAGCattgtattattaactcttagtgtcagagtgcccaagaaaaatcctcaggtTTAATTCAacttctggcataatacaatcaatgttcacatttatatctttttagaatttgtctatatgtctaatcctggcattctgttgttccttggtcatatgataTTATAGtagctctacatgagctaacttctaagagagggaggtcctgatacctaattcttttatcatctttctactccatactttgctcatcaatatgtctctgaGTGGGGCAGAGTTGTATgtcacataattgtctgagtgtacagtgggaacaGGTTTGTAATCTGAATTGTGGTCAACTcttctagcccactgaatcttgttggcctttttgagtttactttgttttgaatatcttgttcctgtgtaagtacagggacggatgtttcaagaatgtctcatagcttCATGAAGAGACCTCTTGTTTTATGTGTCATAACCTCCAAggtgtaaggaagaccttcaagtaagTAAGGGTATCTCCCTAAAACCAAGGGAATattatgttcaggactttcctgggtaagcttagaagcagcattcctgggagaaggcataaatgactCATAAGGAATttcccatcaatccaatatcctcagattgtacaaatattaaaagtgccccaattATGCAAtgggtggagatgaaaaccaaagtttgcatggcagccatcatgtggctcagctttgctggatctttgtcaggCAGCTGTGCTGgttttatgacttctgccattccattcagatatggctgtgccaataAAGCTTTTAAGTGAAAGACTTACATAATGAATTATACCAGTATATTTTCATATGTGGAAGAAAAATGACAGAATTCATCATGATTATTAGTTTGGAATAGGATATGAATGTgaagaaatgaacagaaacaggGGCCTTGGATTCTAGACCAGGTTGATATAATAGCTATGCTGGGAGGTAGCTCAAATTCAATTCCCAATATTTGTAGTACAGACTTGGAACCAACATGCTTTAGTACCTTTTTAAGGATGTATGCCAAATTTCAATTTAAGTATTAAATATCTTTGCATTATGCAGTCTTACTATGTACAAAAACTTTCTTCTAACAATTAAACAAATTCATCTTATTAAAGGACTccttaattatgaaataaaagaaatgctgAGATAAAATAGAAAGTTGTGGTTGTGAGAGCAACATTTTGAAGAGTCTTTATTAGATCCCAGCTCTTAGACTGTTCTAACAGAAACTCTCTGGGTTTGGGTCCTGTGACTACACTTGATTTTAGAGTCTTCCCTTACAGGTGTCATGGCCCACTCCAACCATTCCAGCACCTCCTTCTTTCTGACTGGCCTCCCAGGCCTCGAGGCTGTGTATGTCTGGCTCTCCATTCCTCTCTGCATCATGTACATTGCCTCTCTGGCAGGGAATGGCCTGATCCTGTGGGTTGTAAAGTCAGAGTCCTCCCTGCACCAGCCTATGTACTACTTTCTATCCATGCTAGCAGTGACAGacctgggtctgtctgcctccacACTGCCCACCATGCTCACAATCTACATAATGGGTGTCAGGGAGGTGGCATTAGACATGTGCCTTGCCCAGCTCTTCTTCATCCATACTTTCTCCATCATGGAGTCCTCTGTGCTGCTGACCATGGCCTTTGATCGTTTTGTGGCCATCAGTAGTCCCCTACGCTATGGCACCATCCTCACTAACCCTCGGATTGCCAGCTTGGGCCTGGCCATTGTGGTTCGAAGCATTGGTCTCCACATCCCTGCCCCCATCATGCTGAAGAAGCTGCCTTACTGCCAGAAGCGCCAGCTTTCCCACTCGTACTGCCTGCATCCAGATGTTATGAAACTGGCCTGCACAGACACCCACATCAACAGTGCCTATGGCCTCTTTGTGGTTCTGTCCACCCTGGGTGTGGACTCTGTGCTCATTGTCTCTCCTACGGGCTAATCCTCCACACGGTGCTTTCAATTGCCTCCAAGACAGAGCGCCTCAAGGCCCTCAACACCTGTGTCTCCCACATCTGTTCTGTACTGCTGTTCTACACACCTATGATTGGCCTGTCCATGATCCACCGATTTGGCAAGTGGGCTTCCCCATGCAGCCGTGTTTTGCTCTCTTATCTTCACTTTCTCACCCCTCCAGTGCTCAACCCGGTTGTATACACTATAAAGACTAAGCAGATCCGGTTGAGGATTCTACGCATCTTCCGGTCTGGTGGAGCAAGCATTGGAGATACCCAGGGTCACTAAGTCTTCTCCTGTGGTGGTAAAAATATGGAGCTACAGTTTCTATTCTGCATATTAATTATGACTGATAAGCTAGACAATGTTGTAACTGAACATGTGAatgaatacaatttatttttactggAGTTTAAAGAAGTAAATGTCAAATAGGATACTGTTCAGGTTTGTGATTTATTGATACAGAAGCATTTTGAAAATAGATAATCAGATGTAATTTTTATAGGCACAATTATTTGTCTCTTCAGTGTACATCCCTAGCCATAAATGCATCATTTTAATGTATTAGAAAATTGGTTAGTACTTGCTTAATGAAAGATTGAATGGATGAATAGGTAATGTGTCTGAGATTATTGAATAGGTAATGTGTCTGAGATTATTTGTTAAATGTACAACCATTCAAGATTCAATGCTAGGTGAATGCAAGTAAAGCTATGAACACATATATGGTTTTACTATTTTTTCTCTTGTTCAATAGAAATTTCAAAGGTGCTATAACTACTCAGTTAAGCTGTTTGTTGTGTCACAGTTAG
The sequence above is drawn from the Peromyscus leucopus breed LL Stock chromosome 1, UCI_PerLeu_2.1, whole genome shotgun sequence genome and encodes:
- the LOC114706706 gene encoding LOW QUALITY PROTEIN: olfactory receptor 51G2-like (The sequence of the model RefSeq protein was modified relative to this genomic sequence to represent the inferred CDS: inserted 1 base in 1 codon), translated to MAHSNHSSTSFFLTGLPGLEAVYVWLSIPLCIMYIASLAGNGLILWVVKSESSLHQPMYYFLSMLAVTDLGLSASTLPTMLTIYIMGVREVALDMCLAQLFFIHTFSIMESSVLLTMAFDRFVAISSPLRYGTILTNPRIASLGLAIVVRSIGLHIPAPIMLKKLPYCQKRQLSHSYCLHPDVMKLACTDTHINSAYGLFVVLSTLGVDSVLIXLSYGLILHTVLSIASKTERLKALNTCVSHICSVLLFYTPMIGLSMIHRFGKWASPCSRVLLSYLHFLTPPVLNPVVYTIKTKQIRLRILRIFRSGGASIGDTQGH